A stretch of Triticum aestivum cultivar Chinese Spring chromosome 1D, IWGSC CS RefSeq v2.1, whole genome shotgun sequence DNA encodes these proteins:
- the LOC123167137 gene encoding uncharacterized protein, which translates to MNVSKVQSNHHSARIQATIGGSAKAKQEMEAAGYRSRIVAEVDPRSEWVHGDEFDTLIVNVSGFTRDQLKVQVEPSGSLKISGERALNGGRQWCHFLKRFDLPGACDAAAIKVQLDKGVLYVQVPRSTDDSQEDALREEEDAGAFWSGGHTAAWRADEHPAWRLAKSLGEHRYVVLNVVLAVVLLWLVAFSNSKQSGGQIKNE; encoded by the exons atgaatGTATCCAAGGTGCAATCCAACCACCACTCGGCTCGCATTCAAGCAACAATAGGAGGAAGTGCAAAAGCAAAGCAAGAGATGGAGGCGGCTGGGTATCGCTCCCGCATCGTGGCTGAAGTCGACCCCCGCAGTGAATGGGTTCATGGGGACGAGTTCGACACGCTCATCGTCAACGTCTCAG GATTCACCAGGGACCAGCTCAAGGTCCAGGTGGAGCCGTCGGGGAGCCTCAAGATCAGCGGCGAGCGCGCCCTCAACGGCGGCCGCCAGTGGTGCCACTTCCTCAAGCGGTTCGACCTCCCCGGCGCCTGCGACGCCGCGGCGATCAAGGTCCAGCTCGACAAGGGCGTCCTCTACGTCCAGGTGCCCCGTTCCACGGACGACAGCCAAGAGGACGCGCTGCGAGAAGAGGAGGACGCTGGCGCGTTCTGGAGCGGCGGCCACACGGCGGCGTGGCGGGCCGATGAGCACCCGGCGTGGCGTCTGGCCAAGAGCCTGGGCGAGCACCGATACGTCGTCCTGAACGTCGTGCTCGCCGTCGTGCTCCTCTGGCTCGTCGCGTTCTCCAACAGCAAGCAGAGCGGTGGGCAGATCAAGAACGAATGA